One Sanguibacter keddieii DSM 10542 genomic window carries:
- a CDS encoding (d)CMP kinase has translation MTVPDDVLDLVLEQVADAPAGLGGMRLVCVDGPAGSGKTTLAEQLGRALPAQVIHMDDLYPGWSGLAEGAQKLHEWVLEPLAHGRPGRYRRYDWPLGLYAERHSVPLGDTLVVEGCNSAALTTAPYSPVIIWVEAPDDVRLARGMARDGDGARDHWDTWMVEERRLYAEHRTVERSHVRLDGTGHVTGLGPTEST, from the coding sequence ATGACCGTCCCCGACGACGTCCTCGACCTGGTCCTCGAGCAGGTCGCCGACGCTCCCGCCGGTCTCGGCGGCATGCGGCTGGTCTGCGTCGACGGCCCGGCAGGCTCCGGCAAGACCACGCTCGCCGAGCAGCTCGGCCGGGCCCTGCCGGCGCAGGTGATCCACATGGACGACCTCTACCCGGGGTGGTCCGGGCTCGCCGAGGGCGCCCAGAAGCTGCACGAGTGGGTGCTCGAGCCGCTCGCCCACGGCCGTCCCGGTCGCTACCGCCGCTACGACTGGCCGCTCGGGCTCTACGCCGAGCGGCACTCGGTGCCGCTCGGCGACACCCTCGTCGTCGAGGGCTGCAACTCTGCGGCGCTGACCACCGCCCCGTACTCGCCGGTGATCATCTGGGTCGAGGCCCCCGACGACGTCCGCCTCGCCCGGGGCATGGCGCGTGACGGCGACGGAGCACGCGACCACTGGGACACCTGGATGGTCGAGGAGCGACGCCTCTACGCCGAGCACCGCACGGTCGAGCGCAGCCACGTGCGGCTCGACGGTACGGGTCACGTCACAGGGCTCGGGCCGACGGAGTCGACGTGA
- the argH gene encoding argininosuccinate lyase, whose protein sequence is MTDLTPSGADQTAPVEPAAVEAAAGTQVGAAGGAPVSLWGGRFAGGPSQALAALSQSTHFDWRLAQHDIEGSRAHARVLHSASLLTDDELAGMLEALDVLSADVASGDFLPLLADEDVHTALERGLIERAGSELGGKLRAGRSRNDQIATLVRMYLREEAKVIGGLVLDVADALVEQAAAHPDAAMPGRTHLQHAQPVLLAHHLLAHVWPLLRDVDRLVDWDVRAARSPYGSGALAGSSLGLDPEAVAADLGFDGAVENSIDGTASRDVVAEFAFVSAMLGIDLSRFAEEIIVWNTKEFGFVRLDDAYSTGSSIMPQKKNPDIAELARGKAGRLVGDLTGLLTTLKGLPLAYNRDLQEDKEPVFDQVDTLTVLLPAFAGMVSTLTFDTERMAELAPQGFSLATDIAEWLVRQGVPFRVAHEVAGACVRVCEERDIELWDLSDTDLAAISEHLTPGVREVLTVEGSLRSRDAAGGTAPVRVAEQLEAAKVQVAEYRFWVNG, encoded by the coding sequence ATGACGGACCTCACCCCGTCCGGTGCTGACCAGACCGCGCCCGTCGAGCCCGCAGCCGTCGAGGCGGCTGCGGGCACGCAGGTCGGTGCGGCCGGCGGTGCGCCGGTGAGCCTGTGGGGCGGCAGGTTCGCCGGCGGCCCCTCCCAGGCCCTCGCCGCGCTCTCGCAGTCCACGCACTTCGACTGGCGGCTCGCCCAGCACGACATCGAGGGCTCACGGGCCCACGCGCGCGTGCTGCACTCGGCGAGCCTGCTGACCGACGACGAGCTCGCCGGGATGCTCGAGGCGCTCGACGTGCTCTCAGCCGACGTGGCGTCGGGGGACTTCCTTCCGCTGCTCGCCGACGAGGACGTGCACACCGCCCTCGAGCGCGGCCTCATCGAGCGCGCCGGCAGCGAGCTGGGCGGCAAGCTCCGTGCTGGCCGGTCGCGCAACGACCAGATCGCGACCCTCGTGCGCATGTACCTGCGCGAGGAGGCGAAGGTGATCGGCGGGCTCGTGCTCGACGTCGCCGACGCGCTCGTCGAGCAGGCGGCCGCGCACCCGGACGCCGCGATGCCCGGCCGGACGCACCTGCAGCACGCGCAGCCGGTGCTGCTCGCGCACCACCTGCTCGCGCACGTGTGGCCGCTGCTGCGCGACGTCGACAGGCTCGTCGACTGGGACGTCCGTGCGGCACGCTCGCCCTACGGGTCAGGTGCCCTGGCCGGGTCGTCGCTGGGTCTCGACCCCGAGGCCGTCGCCGCCGACCTCGGCTTCGACGGTGCGGTCGAGAACTCGATCGACGGCACGGCCAGCCGTGACGTCGTCGCGGAGTTCGCCTTCGTGTCCGCGATGCTCGGCATCGACCTCTCGCGGTTCGCCGAGGAGATCATCGTCTGGAACACCAAGGAGTTCGGCTTCGTCCGCCTGGACGACGCCTACTCGACCGGGTCGAGCATCATGCCGCAGAAGAAGAACCCGGACATCGCCGAGCTCGCGCGCGGTAAGGCCGGGCGTCTCGTCGGCGACCTCACCGGCCTGCTCACGACCCTCAAGGGTCTGCCGCTCGCGTACAACCGCGACCTGCAGGAGGACAAGGAGCCGGTGTTCGACCAGGTCGACACCCTCACGGTCCTGCTGCCGGCCTTCGCCGGCATGGTCTCGACGCTCACCTTCGACACCGAGCGCATGGCCGAGCTCGCCCCCCAGGGCTTCTCGCTCGCGACCGACATCGCGGAGTGGCTCGTCCGTCAGGGCGTGCCGTTCCGGGTGGCCCACGAGGTCGCCGGTGCGTGCGTCCGGGTGTGCGAGGAGCGCGACATCGAGCTCTGGGACCTCAGCGACACCGACCTCGCCGCGATCTCCGAGCACCTCACGCCGGGTGTCCGCGAGGTGCTCACGGTCGAGGGGTCGCTGCGCTCGCGCGACGCGGCGGGCGGGACCGCACCGGTCCGCGTCGCCGAGCAGCTCGAGGCCGCCAAGGTCCAGGTCGCCGAGTACCGGTTCTGGGTCAACGGCTGA
- the argJ gene encoding bifunctional glutamate N-acetyltransferase/amino-acid acetyltransferase ArgJ yields the protein MSVTAAQGFRAAGTAAGLKSTGKPDVALVVNDGPLDVAAAVFTSNRVVAAPVTWSRQVVADGRASAVVLNSGGANACTGPEGFLDTHRTAEHTADALGVSAGDTVVCSTGLIGVRLPMEKLLPGVDAAVAALSADGGSDAAQAIMTTDTVAKTAVVTVETASGTWTVGGMAKGAGMLAPGLATMLSVITTDAAVDAATADAALRAATTATFDRVDSDGCMSTNDTVVLLASGASGQSPTLDELTAAVTEVSASLSRQLVADAEGASHDIAVEVVGAHSEDAAVAVARAVTRSNLFKAAVFGNDPNWGRVLSAVGTVPESVAAFDATTLDVSINGVQVCRAGGVGEDRDLVDLAAQREVRVLVDLHAGDATAIVWTNDLTHDYVHENSAYSS from the coding sequence GTGAGCGTCACCGCAGCACAGGGCTTCCGGGCCGCCGGCACCGCCGCAGGGCTGAAGTCCACCGGCAAGCCGGACGTCGCCCTCGTCGTCAACGACGGGCCCCTCGACGTCGCCGCCGCCGTGTTCACCTCCAACCGCGTGGTCGCCGCCCCCGTCACCTGGTCCCGCCAGGTGGTCGCCGACGGCCGCGCGAGCGCCGTGGTCCTCAACTCCGGCGGCGCCAACGCCTGCACCGGCCCCGAGGGGTTCCTCGACACCCACCGCACCGCCGAGCACACGGCCGACGCCCTCGGCGTCTCCGCCGGCGACACGGTCGTCTGCTCGACCGGGCTCATCGGGGTGCGCCTGCCGATGGAGAAGTTGCTGCCCGGGGTCGACGCGGCCGTCGCCGCGCTGAGCGCCGACGGGGGGAGCGACGCGGCCCAGGCCATCATGACGACCGACACCGTCGCCAAGACCGCGGTCGTCACCGTCGAGACCGCCTCCGGCACCTGGACCGTCGGAGGCATGGCCAAGGGAGCCGGCATGCTCGCCCCCGGCCTGGCCACCATGCTGTCCGTGATCACGACCGACGCGGCCGTCGACGCCGCGACCGCCGACGCCGCCCTGCGCGCCGCGACGACCGCGACCTTCGACCGCGTCGACTCCGACGGCTGCATGTCGACCAACGACACCGTCGTGCTCCTCGCCTCCGGTGCCTCGGGCCAGAGCCCGACCCTCGACGAGCTGACCGCAGCCGTCACCGAGGTGAGCGCCTCGCTGTCCCGCCAGCTCGTCGCCGACGCCGAGGGCGCCAGCCACGACATCGCCGTCGAGGTGGTCGGGGCGCACTCCGAGGACGCCGCCGTCGCGGTGGCCCGCGCCGTGACCCGCTCCAACCTCTTCAAGGCCGCCGTCTTCGGCAACGACCCCAACTGGGGACGCGTGCTGTCCGCCGTCGGCACCGTGCCCGAGTCGGTCGCCGCCTTCGACGCGACCACCCTCGACGTGTCGATCAACGGCGTCCAGGTGTGCCGTGCCGGGGGAGTGGGGGAGGACCGCGACCTCGTCGACCTCGCCGCCCAGCGCGAGGTCCGCGTGCTCGTCGACCTGCACGCGGGCGACGCCACCGCCATCGTCTGGACCAACGACCTCACGCACGACTACGTCCACGAGAACAGCGCGTACTCCTCATGA
- a CDS encoding alpha/beta hydrolase has protein sequence MTPTPLTLAPRPAADHRGFVLVLPGGGYAHRAEHESVDVVAWLSEHGVASGYLDYAIAPERYPTALDQVLTALAELRAGVHGEVTGPVAVLGFSAGGHLAGTALTATPDELAAVQARSAPGLTVARPDAAVLCYPVTSLVRTPHVGSRENLLGDRADDAALAAGLSTEQRVDAATAPTFLWHTADDETVHVSHSLGLAAALGDQGVPYELHVYPTGHHGLGLAPGSGTVEEWTTASLRWLREQGIGPVGDD, from the coding sequence ATGACCCCCACCCCCCTCACCCTCGCACCCCGTCCGGCCGCCGACCACCGGGGTTTTGTCCTGGTGCTCCCCGGCGGGGGCTACGCCCACCGCGCCGAGCACGAGTCCGTCGACGTCGTCGCCTGGCTGTCCGAGCACGGCGTCGCGAGCGGCTACCTGGACTACGCGATCGCCCCCGAGCGCTACCCCACCGCCCTCGACCAGGTGCTCACCGCGCTCGCCGAGCTGCGGGCCGGGGTGCACGGCGAGGTCACCGGGCCCGTCGCCGTCCTCGGCTTCAGCGCCGGCGGGCACCTCGCCGGGACCGCGCTCACGGCGACCCCCGACGAGCTCGCCGCCGTGCAGGCACGCTCCGCGCCCGGCCTCACCGTCGCCCGCCCCGACGCCGCGGTGCTCTGCTACCCCGTGACGTCGCTGGTCCGGACCCCGCACGTGGGCTCGCGCGAGAACCTCCTCGGCGACCGCGCCGACGACGCGGCGCTGGCCGCGGGCCTCAGCACCGAGCAGCGCGTGGACGCCGCGACCGCCCCGACCTTCCTCTGGCACACCGCCGACGACGAGACGGTCCACGTGAGCCACAGCCTGGGGCTCGCCGCAGCCCTCGGCGACCAGGGGGTGCCCTACGAGCTGCACGTGTACCCCACCGGGCACCACGGCCTCGGGCTCGCGCCCGGCAGCGGTACGGTCGAGGAGTGGACCACCGCGAGCCTGCGGTGGCTCCGCGAGCAGGGCATCGGGCCCGTCGGCGACGACTGA
- a CDS encoding argininosuccinate synthase, with protein sequence MTERVVLAYSGGLDTSVAIGWIAERTGAEVIAVAVDVGQGGEDLEVIRQRALDCGAVEAYVADARDEFAEEYCMPALRANGLYLDRYPLVSAISRPIIVKHLVRAARQFDAQTVAHGCTGKGNDQVRFEVGITSLAPDLKCLAPVRDLALTREKAIAYAEQHKLPIATTKHNPFSIDQNVWGRAVETGFLEDIWNGPTKDVYSYTDDPTFPPVADEVVITFDQGIPVALDGVAVTPLQAIQEMNRRAGAQGVGRIDIVEDRLVGIKSREIYEAPGAMALIAAHQELENVTVEREQARFKRTVEQRWTELVYDGMWFSPLKKSLETFIDDTQRYVSGDIRMVLHGGRATVTGRRSEASLYDFNLATYDEGDSFDQSQARGFIEIFGLTAKLSAARDVKFGNGVDLTGADLPGAEA encoded by the coding sequence ATGACAGAACGCGTCGTGCTCGCCTACTCCGGCGGCCTGGATACCTCGGTCGCCATCGGCTGGATCGCCGAGCGCACCGGTGCCGAGGTCATCGCCGTGGCCGTCGACGTCGGCCAGGGCGGTGAGGACCTCGAGGTCATCCGTCAGCGTGCCCTCGACTGCGGCGCCGTCGAGGCGTACGTCGCCGACGCCCGCGACGAGTTCGCGGAGGAGTACTGCATGCCGGCGCTCCGCGCGAACGGCCTCTACCTCGACCGCTACCCGCTGGTCTCGGCGATCTCCCGCCCGATCATCGTCAAGCACCTCGTGCGTGCCGCCCGCCAGTTCGACGCGCAGACCGTCGCGCACGGCTGCACCGGCAAGGGCAACGACCAGGTCCGCTTCGAGGTGGGCATCACCTCGCTCGCGCCCGACCTCAAGTGCCTCGCGCCCGTGCGCGACCTCGCGCTGACCCGCGAGAAGGCCATCGCCTACGCGGAGCAGCACAAGCTCCCGATCGCGACGACCAAGCACAACCCCTTCTCGATCGACCAGAACGTGTGGGGCCGCGCCGTCGAGACCGGGTTCCTCGAGGACATCTGGAACGGCCCGACCAAGGACGTCTACAGCTACACGGACGACCCGACCTTCCCGCCCGTGGCGGACGAGGTCGTCATCACCTTCGACCAGGGCATCCCCGTGGCGCTCGACGGTGTCGCGGTCACGCCGCTCCAGGCCATCCAGGAGATGAACCGTCGTGCCGGCGCCCAGGGCGTGGGCCGCATCGACATCGTCGAGGACCGTCTCGTGGGCATCAAGTCCCGCGAGATCTACGAGGCACCCGGTGCGATGGCGCTCATCGCCGCGCACCAGGAGCTCGAGAACGTCACCGTCGAGCGCGAGCAGGCCCGCTTCAAGCGGACCGTCGAGCAGCGCTGGACCGAGCTGGTCTACGACGGCATGTGGTTCTCGCCGCTCAAGAAGTCTCTCGAGACCTTCATCGACGACACCCAGCGCTACGTGTCGGGCGACATCCGCATGGTCCTGCACGGCGGCCGTGCGACCGTCACGGGCCGACGCTCCGAGGCGAGCCTCTACGACTTCAACCTCGCCACCTACGACGAGGGCGACAGCTTCGACCAGTCGCAGGCTCGTGGCTTCATCGAGATCTTCGGCCTCACCGCCAAGCTCTCGGCGGCCCGCGACGTGAAGTTCGGCAACGGCGTGGACCTCACGGGTGCCGACCTCCCCGGGGCCGAGGCCTGA
- the argF gene encoding ornithine carbamoyltransferase: MTAQPTRHMLRDDDLSPAEQAEVLELALALRADRHLEKPLAGPQAVAVIFDKPTLRTQVSFATGIAELGGYPLVLDGNLAQIGVRESISDTARVLGRQVSMIVWRTHAQSRIEEMAALAGVPVVNALTDDFHPCQILADLVTIAQHRGGVAALAGQTLAYVGDGANNMAHSYLLGGVTAGMHVRVGTPEGYLPDAEILAAAQAIAEQTGGSVTVTSDAAVAVAGADAVATDTWVSMGDEATAAERAEPFVPYRLDAALLAHAAPDALVLHCLPAYRGKEITAEVIDGPQSVVWDEAENRLHAQKALMTWLLGRS; encoded by the coding sequence ATGACTGCCCAGCCGACCCGCCACATGCTCCGGGACGACGACCTCAGCCCCGCCGAGCAGGCCGAGGTGCTCGAGCTCGCCCTCGCGCTGCGCGCCGACCGTCACCTCGAGAAGCCGCTCGCCGGCCCGCAGGCCGTCGCCGTGATCTTCGACAAGCCGACGCTGCGCACCCAGGTGTCCTTCGCGACCGGCATCGCGGAGCTCGGCGGCTACCCCCTCGTGCTCGACGGCAACCTCGCGCAGATCGGGGTCCGTGAGTCCATCTCCGACACGGCCCGCGTCCTGGGGCGCCAGGTCTCGATGATCGTGTGGCGCACCCACGCGCAGTCGCGCATCGAGGAGATGGCGGCGCTCGCCGGCGTCCCCGTCGTCAACGCGCTGACCGACGACTTCCACCCGTGCCAGATCCTCGCCGACCTCGTGACGATCGCCCAGCACCGCGGCGGTGTCGCCGCGCTCGCCGGGCAGACGCTCGCGTACGTCGGCGACGGGGCCAACAACATGGCCCACTCGTACCTGCTCGGCGGTGTCACGGCAGGGATGCACGTCCGTGTCGGGACCCCGGAGGGCTACCTGCCCGACGCCGAGATCCTCGCCGCGGCCCAGGCGATCGCCGAGCAGACCGGCGGGTCGGTCACCGTGACCTCCGACGCGGCCGTCGCCGTCGCCGGGGCTGACGCGGTGGCGACCGACACCTGGGTCTCCATGGGGGACGAGGCCACCGCGGCCGAGCGCGCCGAGCCCTTCGTGCCGTACCGGCTCGACGCGGCGCTCCTCGCGCACGCCGCCCCGGACGCTCTGGTCCTGCACTGCCTGCCCGCCTACCGTGGCAAGGAGATCACCGCCGAGGTGATCGACGGCCCGCAGTCGGTCGTGTGGGACGAGGCCGAGAACCGGCTGCACGCACAGAAGGCGCTCATGACGTGGCTCCTGGGGCGGTCATGA
- a CDS encoding arginine repressor: MTFSAVPVGTVPATKAARHARIVHLLAREQIHSQAELARALAADGLHVTQATLSRDLIELRAEKVRTTSGVLVYAIPGEGGDRTVQATADAEFLAARLSRLCGELLVSAEASGNLVVLRTPPGAAQYLASAIDHSVFTGVLGTIAGDDTVLVIARDVSGGDELAARFVGLASDST; this comes from the coding sequence ATGACCTTCTCCGCCGTCCCTGTCGGCACCGTGCCCGCCACCAAGGCGGCGCGGCACGCCCGCATCGTGCACCTGCTCGCCCGCGAGCAGATCCACTCCCAGGCCGAGCTGGCCAGGGCGCTCGCCGCCGACGGTCTCCACGTGACCCAGGCGACGCTGTCCCGGGACCTCATCGAGCTGCGTGCCGAGAAGGTGCGTACCACCTCGGGCGTGCTCGTCTACGCGATCCCGGGGGAGGGCGGCGACCGCACGGTCCAGGCGACCGCCGACGCGGAGTTCCTCGCCGCCAGGCTCTCCCGGCTCTGCGGGGAGCTCCTGGTCTCGGCCGAGGCCTCCGGGAACCTCGTCGTCCTGCGCACCCCGCCCGGGGCGGCGCAGTACCTCGCCTCCGCGATCGACCACTCGGTGTTCACCGGGGTGCTCGGCACCATCGCGGGGGACGACACCGTCCTCGTCATCGCCCGGGACGTGAGCGGCGGGGACGAGCTCGCCGCGCGCTTCGTGGGGCTGGCGAGCGACAGCACCTGA
- the argC gene encoding N-acetyl-gamma-glutamyl-phosphate reductase — translation MHMTFTVAVAGASGYAGGETLRLLAGHPELTVGAVTAHSNAGTLLGAHHPHLRSLAHRELLPTAVEHLLGHDVVVLALPHGASGAIAAQLPDDVLVVDLGADHRLVDPAAWAEFYGSEHAGTWTYGLPELLRVSTVDSQVEYTKQRELLASTRRIAVPGCNVTAVTLGLQPGVAAGLLSTDDLVTVLAVGYSGAGKSLKNHLLASEALGSAQPYAVGGTHRHIPEIVQNLQVAGAGDVTVSFTPVLVPMSRGILATATARLAPGAEEPTLDQLRSAWSEAYEGEPFVELLPEGQWPTTAMTVGSNTALVQVAYDRRAGRVVTVTAIDNLVKGTAGGALQSINTALGLPQTLGLTTEGVAP, via the coding sequence ATGCACATGACGTTCACCGTGGCAGTTGCCGGAGCCAGTGGGTACGCCGGAGGCGAGACGCTCCGGCTCCTCGCCGGGCACCCAGAGCTCACCGTCGGGGCGGTCACCGCCCACTCCAATGCCGGGACCCTGCTCGGCGCGCACCATCCGCACCTGCGCTCCCTCGCGCACCGCGAGCTGCTGCCGACCGCCGTCGAGCACCTCCTGGGCCACGACGTCGTCGTCCTCGCCCTCCCGCACGGTGCCTCCGGCGCGATCGCCGCGCAGCTCCCCGACGACGTGCTCGTGGTCGACCTCGGAGCCGACCACCGTCTCGTCGACCCGGCGGCCTGGGCCGAGTTCTACGGCTCCGAGCACGCCGGCACCTGGACCTACGGCCTGCCCGAGCTGCTGCGCGTCTCGACCGTGGACAGCCAGGTCGAGTACACCAAGCAGCGCGAGCTGCTCGCCTCCACCCGGCGGATCGCCGTCCCGGGCTGCAACGTCACCGCCGTCACGCTCGGGCTCCAGCCTGGCGTCGCCGCCGGCCTGCTGAGCACCGACGACCTCGTCACCGTCCTCGCGGTCGGCTACTCGGGCGCCGGGAAGAGCCTCAAGAACCACCTCCTGGCCTCCGAGGCGCTCGGCTCCGCGCAGCCCTACGCGGTCGGCGGCACGCACCGCCACATCCCCGAGATCGTCCAGAACCTCCAGGTCGCCGGGGCCGGCGACGTGACGGTCTCCTTCACGCCCGTCCTCGTGCCGATGTCTCGGGGGATCCTCGCGACCGCCACGGCGCGCCTCGCCCCGGGAGCAGAGGAGCCCACTCTCGACCAGCTCCGCTCCGCCTGGTCCGAGGCCTACGAGGGCGAGCCCTTCGTCGAGCTGCTCCCCGAGGGCCAGTGGCCCACGACCGCCATGACCGTCGGGTCCAACACCGCCCTCGTCCAGGTCGCCTACGACCGCCGCGCCGGACGCGTCGTCACCGTCACCGCGATCGACAACCTCGTCAAGGGCACCGCCGGCGGCGCCCTCCAGTCGATCAACACCGCGCTCGGGCTCCCGCAGACCCTGGGCCTCACCACCGAAGGAGTGGCACCGTGA
- a CDS encoding acetylornithine transaminase produces the protein MSALDPRTDTSADLTGPGSGAEWTARYSGAVMDTFGPPQRVLVRGEGAYVWDADGRRYLDLLGGIAVNSLGHAHPTLTAAISAQLGTLGHVSNFFGTPTQVALAERLLDLSAAPEGSRVFFSNSGTEANEAAFKMARRTGRPRILALEGSFHGRSMGALALTSKAAYREPFEPLPGGVEFLPFGDLDALEAAFAGDPATSDVAAVFLEPVQGEAGVRPVSATYLQRVRELTREHGALMILDEVQTGMGRTGTWLAHHLPQIGGGIVPDVVTLAKGLGGGFPIGAVVAYGHGPAALLGRGQHGTTFGGNPVAAAAALATIGVIERDGLLTSVRTVGDHLRTRVAGLGHPLVVATRGEGLLVAVELSAPVSAVVAARALDAGFIVNPVTPTALRLAPPLILTREQADDFVAFLAALPTDPADLTTEA, from the coding sequence GTGAGCGCGCTCGACCCCCGCACCGACACCTCCGCCGACCTCACCGGCCCGGGCAGCGGCGCCGAGTGGACCGCCCGCTACAGCGGCGCCGTCATGGACACCTTCGGCCCGCCGCAGCGCGTGCTCGTCCGCGGCGAGGGCGCCTACGTGTGGGACGCCGACGGACGCCGCTACCTCGACCTGCTCGGCGGCATCGCCGTGAACTCCCTCGGCCACGCGCACCCGACGCTCACCGCCGCGATCAGCGCGCAGCTCGGCACGCTCGGGCACGTCTCGAACTTCTTCGGCACACCCACCCAGGTCGCGCTCGCGGAACGGCTCCTCGACCTCTCCGCGGCTCCCGAGGGTTCGCGCGTCTTCTTCTCCAACTCCGGCACCGAGGCCAACGAGGCGGCCTTCAAGATGGCGCGCCGCACCGGGCGACCGCGCATCCTCGCGCTGGAGGGCTCCTTCCACGGGCGCAGCATGGGGGCGCTCGCCCTCACCTCGAAGGCCGCGTACCGCGAGCCCTTCGAGCCGCTGCCCGGTGGCGTCGAGTTCTTGCCCTTCGGCGACCTCGACGCGCTCGAGGCCGCGTTCGCGGGCGACCCCGCCACGAGCGACGTCGCCGCGGTGTTCCTCGAGCCGGTCCAGGGCGAGGCCGGGGTCCGTCCCGTCTCCGCGACCTACCTGCAGCGGGTCCGCGAGCTCACGCGGGAGCACGGCGCGCTGATGATCCTCGACGAGGTGCAGACGGGGATGGGGCGCACCGGGACCTGGCTCGCGCACCACCTCCCGCAGATCGGCGGAGGCATCGTGCCCGACGTCGTCACGCTCGCCAAGGGGCTCGGCGGAGGGTTCCCGATCGGTGCGGTCGTGGCGTACGGCCACGGTCCGGCTGCGCTCCTGGGCCGCGGCCAGCACGGCACGACCTTCGGCGGGAACCCCGTCGCGGCCGCTGCGGCGCTCGCCACGATCGGCGTGATCGAGCGCGACGGACTGCTCACCTCCGTCCGGACCGTGGGTGACCACCTCCGGACCCGGGTCGCGGGTCTCGGCCACCCGCTCGTCGTCGCGACCCGCGGCGAGGGACTGCTGGTCGCCGTCGAGCTGTCGGCCCCGGTGTCCGCCGTCGTGGCGGCACGTGCCCTCGACGCCGGCTTCATCGTCAACCCGGTGACGCCGACGGCTCTGCGCCTCGCCCCGCCGCTCATCCTCACCCGCGAGCAGGCCGACGACTTCGTCGCCTTCCTGGCCGCGCTGCCCACCGACCCCGCCGACCTCACCACGGAGGCCTGA
- the argB gene encoding acetylglutamate kinase: protein MSEQTSSTPDAPLDLSGIDVGEDLSPSQKAEVLLEALPWLRQFHGALVVVKYGGNAMIDDRLKAAFAEDMVFLRQVGLRPVIVHGGGPQISEMLGRLGIESEFRGGLRVTTPEAMDVVRMVLTGKVSRELVGLLNAHGPHAVGLSGEDGGLLRARRRHATVDGEAVDVGLVGDVVDVDPRAVQDLLDAGRIPVVSTVAPDILDPTQVLNVNADTAAAALAVALRARKLIVLTDVEGLYTSWPDRTSLVSEIAASALDALLPSLESGMVPKMEACLRAVRGGVREAHVIDGRVAHSVLMEVFTTKGIGTMVVPDSDGRLNPPTISTPTTSTPTTDGDPQ from the coding sequence ATGAGCGAGCAGACCTCCAGCACCCCCGACGCCCCGCTCGACCTCAGCGGCATCGACGTCGGCGAAGACCTCAGCCCCTCCCAGAAGGCCGAGGTGCTCCTCGAGGCCCTCCCGTGGCTGCGCCAGTTCCACGGTGCGCTCGTCGTGGTCAAGTACGGCGGCAACGCCATGATCGACGACCGCCTCAAGGCCGCCTTCGCCGAGGACATGGTCTTCCTGCGCCAGGTCGGCCTGCGCCCCGTCATCGTGCACGGCGGCGGACCGCAGATCTCCGAGATGCTCGGACGCCTGGGCATCGAGAGCGAGTTCCGCGGCGGGCTGCGCGTCACCACGCCCGAGGCCATGGACGTCGTCCGCATGGTCCTCACCGGCAAGGTCTCCCGCGAGCTCGTCGGCCTGCTCAACGCCCACGGCCCGCACGCCGTCGGGCTCTCGGGCGAAGACGGCGGGCTGCTCCGTGCGCGCCGCCGGCACGCGACCGTCGACGGCGAGGCCGTCGACGTCGGTCTCGTGGGCGACGTCGTCGACGTCGACCCGCGTGCCGTCCAGGACTTGCTCGACGCCGGGCGCATCCCCGTGGTCTCGACCGTCGCCCCCGACATCCTCGACCCCACCCAGGTGCTCAACGTCAACGCGGACACGGCCGCCGCCGCGCTCGCGGTCGCGCTGCGCGCCCGCAAGCTCATCGTGCTCACCGACGTCGAGGGCCTCTACACCTCGTGGCCCGACCGCACGTCGCTCGTCAGCGAGATCGCCGCCTCGGCGCTCGACGCGCTCCTGCCGTCTCTCGAGTCCGGCATGGTCCCCAAGATGGAGGCCTGCCTGCGTGCCGTGCGCGGGGGAGTCCGCGAGGCCCACGTCATCGACGGGCGCGTCGCGCACTCGGTACTCATGGAGGTCTTCACCACCAAGGGCATCGGCACGATGGTCGTCCCCGACAGCGACGGGCGGCTCAACCCGCCGACGATCTCCACACCGACGACCAGCACCCCCACGACCGACGGAGACCCGCAGTGA